A genomic stretch from Haloarchaeobius amylolyticus includes:
- a CDS encoding MoaD/ThiS family protein — MVSTGHRLEESGGNAATTTVDVKCTGHVRTAVGQPRMEYTFEGDTLREFLDAFLEEYDVADLLIAESETESTHRGWVPDAEDLPGTWRKNPEGEQSRRYARICVNGRFNEHLDGLDTELEAGDRVALMYPFIYCC; from the coding sequence ATGGTATCGACTGGTCATCGGCTGGAGGAGTCGGGAGGGAACGCGGCGACCACCACGGTCGACGTGAAGTGCACCGGCCACGTCCGCACCGCGGTCGGCCAGCCGCGCATGGAGTACACCTTCGAGGGGGACACTCTCCGGGAGTTCCTCGACGCGTTCCTCGAGGAGTACGACGTGGCGGACCTCCTCATCGCCGAGAGCGAGACGGAGTCGACCCACCGGGGCTGGGTCCCCGACGCGGAGGACCTCCCCGGTACCTGGCGGAAGAACCCGGAAGGCGAACAGAGCCGGCGCTACGCCCGTATCTGTGTCAACGGCCGGTTCAACGAGCACCTCGACGGGCTCGACACCGAGCTGGAAGCGGGCGACCGCGTCGCCCTGATGTACCCGTTCATCTACTGCTGCTGA
- a CDS encoding ABC transporter permease, translating to MTDEREYLEDEGAETRPDGGTATATESAVRLGALTASLPALGGLGHVLTLADREYRTLSRSRWPVGLAALFAVVSLAVAAASGAGAGTGRAGAVVVSLAEFSVYLVPLAALAFGYAAVVEPAERGTLDMLFALPVRRSRVLLGTYLGRALGLVAALAVGFGFGGALLFRFVGVSGLGPYARFLLAAVGAGLAFLAIAVLVSTLAREKTHALGGVLLAWVWFVFAHDLLALSAVVFADPPEVVVTALVLLNPADCFRVLVLSGVQTTGGGVGAAIASSSLPPALAGAGLLAWIVLPLAGAVQAAGRVHGRQ from the coding sequence ATGACGGACGAACGCGAGTACCTTGAGGACGAAGGTGCCGAAACCCGCCCCGACGGCGGCACGGCGACGGCCACCGAGAGCGCGGTGAGACTCGGTGCGCTCACCGCGTCGCTGCCCGCACTGGGCGGTCTCGGGCACGTCCTGACCCTGGCCGACCGCGAGTATCGCACCCTGTCGCGGTCGCGCTGGCCGGTCGGGCTCGCGGCCCTGTTCGCGGTCGTCTCGCTCGCGGTCGCGGCCGCCAGCGGGGCGGGCGCGGGCACCGGCCGCGCCGGCGCGGTCGTCGTCTCGCTCGCCGAGTTCTCGGTCTACCTCGTCCCGCTCGCGGCGCTGGCGTTCGGGTACGCCGCGGTCGTCGAACCGGCCGAGCGCGGCACCCTCGACATGCTGTTCGCGCTGCCGGTCCGGCGGTCGCGGGTCCTGCTCGGGACCTACCTCGGGCGGGCGCTCGGGCTGGTCGCCGCGCTCGCCGTCGGCTTCGGCTTCGGCGGCGCGCTCCTGTTCCGGTTCGTCGGCGTCTCGGGACTGGGCCCCTACGCCCGGTTCCTGCTCGCCGCCGTCGGGGCCGGCCTCGCGTTCCTCGCCATCGCGGTGCTGGTGTCGACGCTGGCGCGCGAGAAGACCCACGCGCTGGGCGGGGTCCTGCTGGCGTGGGTCTGGTTCGTCTTCGCGCACGACCTGCTCGCGCTCTCGGCGGTCGTGTTCGCCGACCCGCCCGAGGTCGTCGTCACCGCGCTGGTGCTCCTGAACCCGGCGGACTGCTTCCGGGTGCTGGTGCTCTCGGGCGTCCAGACGACCGGGGGCGGCGTCGGCGCCGCCATCGCGAGTTCGTCGCTCCCGCCGGCACTCGCCGGGGCCGGGCTACTGGCGTGGATCGTGCTGCCGCTGGCCGGCGCGGTGCAGGCAGCAGGCAGGGTCCACGGGCGGCAGTAG
- a CDS encoding ABC transporter ATP-binding protein — protein sequence MTTMIDVTEVRQTYGSVTALDGVSLSVDRGETFGLVGTNGAGKTTLFRLLVGHETPDEGEVRVAGYGADAGVERRRHVGFLPEDAGFEPRLTGREVLTYYARLREVPADERERRVRRVLATVGLEDAADREVAGYSNGMTRRLGLGTTLLTRPDVLLLDEPTAGLDPEGVADFHDVVRSIAETAMTVVLTSHDLREVEALCDRATILRDGHEVVTGPVDELRTAVATAATVTCRLAPDADPAAAVEAVADLEAVPDAAVEQAGDPLVVTCPRGDEGPVLDAIRDAVAVTEFEVEGPGFADAFRQHVADDRPANEVFAEDGGEPA from the coding sequence ATGACGACGATGATTGACGTGACCGAGGTCCGGCAGACGTACGGTTCGGTGACCGCACTCGACGGCGTCTCGCTGTCGGTCGACCGCGGCGAGACGTTCGGCCTCGTCGGGACCAACGGCGCCGGCAAGACCACCCTGTTCCGCCTGCTCGTCGGGCACGAGACGCCCGACGAGGGCGAGGTCCGGGTCGCCGGTTACGGGGCCGACGCGGGCGTCGAGCGCCGCCGGCACGTCGGGTTCCTGCCCGAGGACGCCGGCTTCGAGCCGCGCCTGACCGGGCGCGAGGTGCTGACCTACTACGCCCGCCTCCGGGAGGTGCCGGCCGACGAGCGCGAGCGCCGGGTCCGCCGGGTGCTGGCGACGGTCGGCCTCGAAGACGCGGCCGACCGCGAGGTGGCGGGGTACTCCAACGGGATGACCCGCCGGCTCGGGCTCGGGACGACCCTGCTCACCCGCCCCGACGTGCTCCTGCTGGACGAGCCGACCGCCGGCCTCGACCCCGAGGGCGTCGCGGACTTCCACGACGTGGTCCGGTCCATCGCGGAGACGGCGATGACGGTCGTCCTGACGAGCCACGACCTGCGCGAGGTCGAGGCACTGTGCGACCGCGCGACCATCCTCCGTGACGGCCACGAGGTCGTCACCGGGCCGGTCGACGAGCTGCGGACCGCGGTCGCGACCGCGGCGACCGTGACCTGTCGGCTCGCGCCCGACGCCGACCCCGCCGCCGCGGTCGAGGCGGTCGCCGACCTCGAAGCCGTCCCGGACGCCGCGGTCGAGCAGGCCGGCGACCCGCTGGTCGTCACCTGCCCGCGGGGCGACGAGGGCCCCGTCCTCGACGCCATCCGCGACGCGGTCGCCGTGACCGAGTTCGAGGTCGAGGGCCCCGGCTTCGCGGACGCCTTCCGCCAGCACGTCGCGGACGACCGGCCCGCGAACGAGGTCTTCGCGGAGGACGGGGGTGAGCCGGCATGA
- the nosD gene encoding nitrous oxide reductase family maturation protein NosD, giving the protein MTVREVREYGIVAVALVVVLAAAGIAVAGPAASAASDAGAGGDGSAAASTDAGRQVDFDPSVARELDFEAPTEDGVARVGDTEYDTLRAALDAAEPGDVVRVEGRFDETVTVTTPNVTIRGAGPREALVRGDGEGDVLTIDAPDVTVRGLWVRNSGWQTSENDAAIWVDGEGVTVRDNRVTDMTFGVWVDGTEDVRVLDNTIVGRESVESLTDRGNGIQLYRATGAVVRDNRITDVRDGVYYSWASEVVATGNTMWDLRYGVHYMYSDHCVLRNNTAFDNDAGYALMISEYLRIENNTAVNNTGQSGHGIMVKSIDHSVLRGNEVVGNGQGLFVYNSLNNTITHNLVMENRVGVHLSAGSVRERVHHNSFVRNDRPVKAVLGEQVAWNGTDAGNYWSAATTADTDQDGVSETRYQPAGLVEHLVAQHPEASVFTDSPAFAVVRTAERSVPVIEAPGVVDQHPLVRPPHDNWRRYYDDDD; this is encoded by the coding sequence CTGACCGTGCGCGAGGTCCGGGAGTACGGCATCGTCGCGGTCGCCCTCGTCGTGGTGCTGGCAGCCGCCGGCATCGCGGTCGCCGGGCCGGCGGCCAGCGCCGCGAGCGACGCCGGTGCCGGCGGCGACGGCAGCGCCGCAGCCAGCACCGACGCCGGCCGACAGGTCGACTTCGACCCGTCGGTCGCCCGCGAACTCGACTTCGAGGCACCCACCGAGGACGGCGTCGCTCGCGTCGGCGACACCGAGTACGACACGCTCCGGGCCGCGCTCGACGCCGCCGAGCCGGGCGACGTGGTCCGCGTCGAGGGACGGTTCGACGAGACCGTGACGGTCACCACGCCGAACGTCACCATCCGCGGGGCCGGGCCGCGGGAGGCTCTCGTCCGGGGAGACGGCGAGGGTGACGTGCTCACCATCGACGCCCCGGACGTCACGGTCCGGGGGCTCTGGGTCCGCAACTCGGGCTGGCAGACCAGCGAGAACGACGCGGCCATCTGGGTCGACGGCGAGGGCGTCACCGTCCGGGACAACCGCGTGACGGACATGACCTTCGGCGTCTGGGTCGACGGCACCGAGGACGTGCGGGTCCTCGACAACACCATCGTCGGGCGCGAGTCGGTCGAGTCGCTCACCGACCGCGGGAACGGCATCCAGCTCTACCGTGCGACCGGCGCCGTCGTCCGGGACAACCGCATCACGGACGTCCGCGACGGCGTCTACTACTCGTGGGCGAGCGAGGTCGTCGCCACGGGCAACACCATGTGGGACCTCCGGTACGGGGTCCACTACATGTACTCCGACCACTGCGTGTTGCGGAACAACACCGCGTTCGACAACGACGCGGGCTACGCGCTGATGATCTCGGAGTACCTGCGCATCGAGAACAACACCGCGGTGAACAACACGGGGCAGAGCGGCCACGGCATCATGGTCAAGTCCATCGACCACAGCGTCCTGCGGGGGAACGAGGTGGTCGGGAACGGGCAGGGGCTGTTCGTGTACAACTCGCTGAACAACACCATCACGCACAACCTGGTGATGGAGAACCGCGTCGGCGTCCACCTCTCGGCCGGGAGCGTCCGCGAGCGCGTCCACCACAACAGTTTCGTCCGGAACGACCGGCCGGTGAAGGCCGTCCTCGGCGAGCAGGTCGCCTGGAACGGGACGGACGCGGGCAACTACTGGTCGGCGGCGACCACCGCCGACACCGACCAGGACGGGGTGAGCGAGACGCGCTACCAGCCGGCCGGGCTGGTCGAACACCTCGTCGCACAGCACCCCGAGGCGAGCGTCTTCACCGACTCGCCCGCGTTCGCGGTGGTCCGCACGGCCGAGCGCTCGGTGCCCGTCATCGAGGCGCCGGGGGTCGTGGACCAGCACCCGCTCGTCCGGCCACCACACGACAACTGGAGGCGATACTATGACGACGATGATTGA
- the nosZ gene encoding TAT-dependent nitrous-oxide reductase produces the protein MSEHTPSADSIDPEAVVEEYEEQLEDVLAEVETETPREEDDGLDLELAGLELDRRDFLKAGAVAGAMSATAGCAGGILDDGGSGTSNPAGGGGSKPDHLVPPGEHDEYYGFWSGGHSGEIRVIGIPSMRELTRIPVFNTEGARGYGYDDQTSEMLEEAGDYTWGDNHHPNLSETDGDYDGRYLYVNDKANGRIARVNLKYFETDAITDVPNVQSVHGTTVLSPDTKYVFGNGEFRTPLPNDGRDVHSPEKYTSLFSAVDPESMETTWQVKVDGNLDICDSGKEGRWVISSAYNSEEAVGIKGMTHDDRDFVKAFDIPAIEKAVEQGKYEEINGVPVVDGTKSSSLNSGDRPIVKYIPTPKSPHCVEIEPNGDYAMIAGKLSPTVTILDLNKLGEVSDPAKAVVGRPKVGLGPLHTTFDGNGHAYTSLFIDSQVAKWDIQEAVEAKKGSADPVIEKIDVHYNPGHIQALEAMTTDPDGEWLVSLNKLSKDRFLPVGPIHPDNDQLIHIGQGEKEMELVADHPAYPEPHDCVFAHRDKINPATTWDREDYKGEKPYVTAKQSGVERTGEQSVHVKSSVKRSQYGLQEFTVKEGDEVRLTLTNIEDVRDVIHGVAIPEHDVNLAIAPQDTREVTFTADEPGVYWIYCTYFCSALHLEMRSRMIVEPRD, from the coding sequence ATGTCAGAGCATACCCCCAGTGCCGACAGTATCGATCCAGAAGCAGTGGTCGAGGAGTACGAGGAGCAACTCGAGGACGTGCTCGCGGAGGTCGAGACGGAGACGCCCCGCGAGGAGGACGACGGCCTCGACCTCGAGCTCGCCGGGCTCGAACTCGACCGTCGCGACTTCCTCAAGGCCGGGGCGGTCGCCGGCGCGATGTCCGCGACGGCCGGCTGTGCCGGCGGCATCCTCGACGACGGCGGGAGCGGGACGAGCAACCCCGCCGGCGGCGGTGGCTCCAAGCCCGACCACCTCGTCCCCCCGGGCGAGCACGACGAGTACTACGGGTTCTGGTCCGGCGGCCACTCCGGCGAGATTCGCGTCATCGGCATCCCGTCGATGCGCGAGCTGACCCGCATCCCCGTGTTCAACACGGAGGGGGCCCGCGGCTACGGCTACGACGACCAGACGAGCGAGATGCTGGAGGAGGCCGGCGACTACACCTGGGGTGACAACCACCACCCGAACCTCTCGGAGACGGACGGCGACTACGACGGCCGGTACCTCTACGTCAACGACAAGGCGAACGGCCGCATCGCGCGGGTGAACCTGAAGTACTTCGAGACGGACGCCATCACGGACGTCCCGAACGTCCAGTCCGTCCACGGGACGACCGTCCTCAGCCCGGACACGAAGTACGTCTTCGGCAACGGCGAGTTCCGGACCCCGTTGCCCAACGACGGCCGGGACGTCCACAGCCCGGAGAAGTACACCAGCCTGTTCAGCGCGGTCGACCCCGAGTCGATGGAGACGACGTGGCAGGTCAAGGTCGACGGCAACCTCGACATCTGTGACTCCGGCAAGGAGGGCCGCTGGGTCATCTCCTCGGCGTACAACTCCGAGGAGGCCGTCGGCATCAAGGGCATGACCCACGACGACCGCGACTTCGTGAAGGCGTTCGACATCCCCGCCATCGAAAAGGCGGTCGAACAGGGCAAGTACGAGGAGATCAACGGCGTCCCCGTCGTCGACGGCACGAAGAGCAGCTCGCTCAACTCCGGGGACCGCCCCATCGTGAAGTACATCCCGACGCCGAAGAGTCCGCACTGCGTCGAGATCGAACCCAACGGCGACTACGCGATGATCGCCGGCAAGCTCTCGCCGACGGTCACCATCCTCGACCTGAACAAGCTCGGGGAGGTCTCGGACCCGGCGAAGGCCGTCGTCGGCCGGCCGAAGGTCGGCCTCGGGCCGCTGCACACCACCTTCGACGGCAACGGCCACGCCTACACCAGCCTGTTCATCGACTCGCAGGTCGCGAAGTGGGACATCCAGGAGGCGGTCGAGGCCAAGAAGGGGTCTGCGGACCCGGTCATCGAGAAGATAGACGTCCACTACAACCCCGGCCACATCCAGGCGCTGGAGGCGATGACGACCGACCCGGACGGCGAGTGGCTCGTCAGCCTCAACAAGCTCTCGAAGGACCGGTTCCTCCCGGTCGGCCCCATCCACCCCGACAACGACCAGCTCATCCACATCGGCCAGGGTGAGAAGGAGATGGAACTGGTCGCGGACCACCCGGCCTACCCCGAGCCCCACGACTGCGTGTTCGCACACCGGGACAAGATCAACCCCGCGACCACGTGGGACAGGGAGGACTACAAGGGCGAGAAGCCGTACGTCACCGCGAAGCAGTCCGGCGTCGAGCGCACCGGCGAGCAGAGCGTCCACGTGAAGTCCTCCGTGAAGCGCTCGCAGTACGGCCTGCAGGAGTTCACGGTGAAGGAGGGCGACGAGGTGCGACTCACCCTCACCAACATCGAGGACGTCCGGGACGTCATCCACGGGGTCGCCATCCCCGAGCACGACGTGAACCTCGCCATCGCCCCGCAGGACACCCGCGAGGTCACCTTCACCGCCGACGAGCCCGGCGTCTACTGGATCTACTGTACGTACTTCTGCAGCGCGCTCCACCTGGAGATGCGCTCGCGGATGATCGTCGAACCGCGCGACTGA
- a CDS encoding plastocyanin/azurin family copper-binding protein — protein MTDDHTRRHVLRTAAVGGIGLALAGCLGGDSSGTKTAADDGDTGGGGEDTTAGGDSKESGDGGGSDAAVTIEVGPGGQFSYKPENPTVKTGETVKWVWKSNQHNIVVSGQPDGAEWEGTKGGTSKLFDKGYTYTHTFDTAGTYEYYCSPHKSVGMKAKVTVE, from the coding sequence ATGACCGACGACCACACCAGACGACACGTGCTGCGGACGGCTGCGGTCGGTGGCATCGGCCTCGCCCTGGCAGGCTGCCTGGGCGGCGACAGCTCGGGGACGAAGACGGCGGCCGACGACGGCGACACGGGTGGCGGCGGCGAAGACACGACCGCCGGCGGCGACTCGAAGGAGTCCGGCGACGGTGGCGGCTCCGACGCCGCGGTCACCATCGAGGTCGGCCCCGGCGGGCAGTTCTCGTACAAGCCCGAGAACCCGACGGTGAAGACGGGCGAGACGGTGAAGTGGGTCTGGAAGTCGAACCAGCACAACATCGTGGTGTCCGGCCAGCCCGACGGTGCCGAGTGGGAGGGGACGAAAGGTGGCACGTCGAAGCTCTTCGACAAGGGCTACACGTACACCCACACGTTCGACACGGCAGGCACCTACGAGTACTACTGCTCGCCGCACAAGAGCGTCGGGATGAAGGCGAAGGTGACGGTCGAATAA
- a CDS encoding DUF7521 family protein, whose amino-acid sequence MGTGMTPAETAFVAAQAVTALVGTYLTTLARRAGRRTGIRSLRSLAVGFGCITVGALVAVAILSVAPTATDLGFGAQAAATAAGLVVITVALRRTADHA is encoded by the coding sequence ATGGGGACCGGGATGACCCCAGCAGAGACCGCCTTCGTGGCCGCGCAAGCGGTCACGGCCCTCGTCGGGACGTACCTCACCACCCTCGCCCGGCGTGCCGGTCGGCGGACCGGTATCCGGAGCCTCCGGTCGCTGGCCGTCGGCTTCGGTTGCATCACCGTCGGCGCCCTCGTCGCGGTCGCGATCTTGAGCGTCGCGCCGACCGCGACCGACCTCGGCTTCGGTGCCCAGGCGGCGGCGACCGCGGCCGGCCTCGTCGTCATCACCGTGGCCTTGCGCCGCACCGCCGACCACGCCTGA
- the psmA gene encoding archaeal proteasome endopeptidase complex subunit alpha: MQGQNQQQAYDRGITIFSPDGRLYQVEYAREAVKRGSASVGVRTPEGVVLAAERRSRSPLMERDSVEKLHKVDDHIGIASAGHVADARQLIDVARREAQVNQLRYGETIGVETLTKAVTDHIQQYTQTGGARPFGVALLVGGVENGEPRLFETDPSGTPYEWKAIAIGGNREEIQSHLEDNYSEDLGLEGGIDLAIEALATPVDDEGFPAEGLAISTIDAETGSYRNLETDEIADRLTELDLLTEGDDE; encoded by the coding sequence ATGCAAGGCCAGAATCAGCAGCAGGCGTACGACCGGGGTATCACCATCTTCTCCCCGGACGGTCGTCTCTATCAAGTCGAGTACGCCCGCGAAGCGGTAAAGCGCGGGAGTGCGAGTGTCGGCGTGCGAACACCCGAGGGTGTCGTCCTTGCGGCCGAGCGGCGCAGCCGCTCGCCCCTGATGGAGCGCGACTCCGTCGAGAAGCTCCACAAGGTCGACGACCACATCGGCATCGCGTCGGCCGGCCACGTCGCCGACGCGCGGCAGCTCATCGACGTCGCCCGTCGCGAAGCACAGGTGAACCAGCTCCGCTACGGTGAGACCATCGGCGTCGAGACGCTCACCAAGGCGGTCACCGACCACATCCAGCAGTACACCCAGACCGGTGGCGCGCGCCCGTTCGGCGTCGCGCTCCTCGTCGGCGGTGTCGAGAACGGCGAACCCCGCCTCTTCGAGACGGACCCCTCCGGGACCCCCTACGAGTGGAAGGCCATCGCCATCGGCGGCAACCGCGAGGAGATCCAGAGCCACCTCGAGGACAACTACTCCGAGGACCTCGGGCTCGAGGGCGGCATCGACCTCGCCATCGAGGCGCTCGCCACCCCCGTCGACGACGAGGGCTTCCCCGCGGAGGGTCTGGCCATCTCGACCATCGACGCCGAGACCGGGTCCTACCGGAACCTGGAGACGGACGAGATCGCCGACCGACTGACCGAACTCGACCTCCTCACGGAGGGTGACGACGAATGA
- the psmB gene encoding archaeal proteasome endopeptidase complex subunit beta has protein sequence MTLENTNPYDPELGNAEWKEQERDEESVNKTGTTTVGIATDEGVLIATDRRASLGGRFVSNKNVVKVEQIHPTGAMTLVGSVGGAQSFIKSLRAEVNLYETRRGEDISIPALATLAGNFARGGPFFAINPILGGVDEEGSHVYSIDPAGGVMEDDYTVTGSGMMVAYGLLEGEWHEDMTMAEAKQAAARAVRSAAERDTGSGNGLVLCEITSDGVDITEFDGFPDEDEL, from the coding sequence ATGACGCTCGAGAACACGAACCCCTACGACCCCGAACTCGGCAACGCCGAGTGGAAAGAACAGGAGCGAGACGAGGAATCGGTCAACAAGACCGGGACGACCACCGTCGGCATCGCGACCGACGAGGGCGTCCTCATCGCGACCGACCGCCGGGCCAGCCTCGGCGGCCGCTTCGTCTCGAACAAGAACGTCGTGAAGGTGGAGCAGATCCACCCGACGGGTGCGATGACGCTGGTCGGCAGCGTCGGCGGCGCCCAGTCGTTCATCAAGTCCCTGCGCGCGGAGGTCAACCTCTACGAGACCCGCCGCGGCGAGGACATCAGCATCCCGGCGCTGGCGACCCTCGCGGGCAACTTCGCCCGCGGCGGCCCCTTCTTCGCCATCAACCCCATCCTCGGCGGCGTCGACGAGGAAGGCAGCCACGTCTACTCCATCGACCCCGCCGGCGGCGTCATGGAGGACGACTACACCGTCACCGGCTCCGGCATGATGGTCGCCTACGGGCTGCTCGAGGGCGAGTGGCACGAGGACATGACCATGGCCGAGGCCAAGCAGGCCGCGGCGCGTGCGGTCCGCTCGGCCGCCGAGCGTGACACCGGCTCCGGCAACGGGCTGGTGCTGTGTGAGATCACGTCCGACGGCGTCGACATCACCGAGTTCGACGGCTTCCCGGACGAAGACGAACTCTAA
- a CDS encoding luciferase domain-containing protein, with protein sequence MRDAATDRDSGEFIAAICDEVTTWPAVTDGDHRDGGREFHCDTQELGHIHRSGLVDVEYRLPVRDAVLAEGLAEPHSLAPRSGWTSFRVAGGDDLDHAVLLLRISYLDTLLTRSHTHTCRAALDELDVDAELDALPGLARAELERLYTELLA encoded by the coding sequence ATGAGGGATGCTGCCACCGACCGGGATTCCGGAGAGTTCATCGCCGCCATCTGCGACGAGGTGACCACGTGGCCTGCCGTCACGGACGGCGACCACCGCGACGGCGGGCGCGAGTTCCACTGCGACACGCAGGAACTCGGCCACATCCATCGCTCCGGGCTGGTCGACGTCGAGTACCGGCTGCCGGTGCGCGACGCGGTCCTCGCCGAGGGGCTGGCCGAACCCCACTCGCTCGCCCCCCGGTCCGGGTGGACCTCGTTCCGCGTCGCCGGGGGTGACGACCTCGACCACGCCGTACTCCTCCTTCGCATCTCATACCTCGATACCCTGCTCACCCGGTCGCACACCCACACCTGTCGGGCGGCGCTCGACGAACTCGACGTGGACGCAGAACTCGACGCGCTGCCGGGGCTGGCCCGTGCCGAACTGGAGCGACTCTACACGGAACTGCTCGCCTGA
- a CDS encoding DMT family transporter — MSGIAYALFAAVLFGTYLFVVKRYFSAYAVPVYLTWVYAAAVVWYLPTAVATTDGLPIPTDPVALVATVAVSLGVVVALVAFFRALAIGEVSYVAPISKVVPAFVLPIEVLALHERLAPMQVAGVVVVTAGLYLVNYEPGELLTPLRRAVTARPAQLALVSAATFGLVDVGKRLLLQELAVTPTEFVVVMLVTILAAVVPMALPDLETDRVADDWWKFVAVGALVAGGQHVIAISFTTLPASVASPIVNAQAVVAVLLGGVLLEEPQFRLRLVASSVAIAGVALITLG; from the coding sequence GTGAGTGGAATCGCGTACGCGCTGTTCGCCGCCGTCCTCTTCGGCACCTACCTCTTCGTCGTAAAGCGGTACTTCAGCGCGTACGCGGTCCCCGTCTACCTGACCTGGGTGTACGCCGCGGCCGTCGTCTGGTACCTGCCGACCGCGGTCGCGACCACCGACGGCCTCCCCATCCCCACGGACCCGGTCGCGCTCGTGGCGACCGTCGCCGTCTCCCTCGGCGTGGTCGTCGCACTGGTCGCGTTCTTCCGGGCGCTGGCCATCGGCGAGGTGAGCTACGTCGCGCCCATCAGCAAGGTCGTCCCGGCGTTCGTCCTTCCCATCGAGGTGCTGGCGCTGCACGAACGGCTCGCCCCGATGCAGGTCGCGGGCGTCGTGGTCGTCACCGCCGGTCTCTACCTCGTCAACTACGAGCCGGGTGAGTTGCTGACGCCGCTGCGCCGCGCGGTCACCGCCCGCCCCGCCCAGCTCGCGCTGGTGAGTGCGGCCACCTTCGGGCTGGTCGACGTGGGCAAACGCCTGCTCCTGCAGGAGCTCGCGGTCACGCCGACCGAGTTCGTCGTCGTGATGCTGGTCACCATCCTCGCCGCGGTCGTCCCGATGGCGCTCCCGGACCTGGAGACCGACCGGGTCGCCGACGACTGGTGGAAGTTCGTCGCGGTCGGCGCGCTCGTCGCCGGCGGCCAGCACGTCATCGCCATCTCCTTCACCACGCTCCCCGCGAGCGTCGCCTCGCCCATCGTGAACGCGCAGGCCGTGGTCGCGGTGCTCCTCGGCGGCGTCCTGCTGGAGGAACCGCAGTTCAGGCTCCGGCTCGTGGCGTCGAGCGTCGCCATCGCCGGCGTCGCGCTCATCACGCTGGGCTAG
- a CDS encoding 50S ribosomal protein L15e translates to MTKSFYSHIKEAWQDPDDGQLAELQWQRKQQWRKEGAIERIERPTRLDKARELGYKAKQGIVVARVSVRKGGARKSRHKAGRRSKRQGVNRLGRNKNIQRIAEERASRKYVNLRVLNSYWVGEDGSQKWHEIILVDPEHPAIQNDDDLNWICDDAHKNRAFRGLTSAGVQNRGLSFKGKGTEHTRPSTSSGTHRKN, encoded by the coding sequence ATGACAAAGAGCTTCTACTCCCACATCAAGGAAGCGTGGCAGGACCCGGACGACGGCCAGCTGGCCGAACTCCAGTGGCAGCGAAAGCAGCAGTGGCGCAAGGAAGGCGCCATCGAGCGCATCGAGCGCCCGACTCGCCTCGACAAGGCCCGCGAACTCGGCTACAAGGCCAAGCAGGGCATCGTCGTGGCACGCGTCTCCGTCCGCAAGGGTGGCGCACGCAAGAGCCGACACAAGGCCGGTCGCCGCTCGAAGCGCCAGGGTGTCAACCGCCTCGGGCGGAACAAGAACATCCAGCGCATCGCCGAGGAGCGTGCCTCGCGCAAGTACGTCAACCTCCGTGTGCTGAACTCCTACTGGGTCGGTGAGGACGGCTCCCAGAAGTGGCACGAGATCATCCTCGTGGACCCCGAGCACCCCGCCATCCAGAACGACGACGACCTCAACTGGATCTGCGACGACGCCCACAAGAACCGCGCGTTCCGCGGCCTCACGAGCGCCGGCGTCCAGAACCGCGGCCTGTCGTTCAAGGGCAAGGGCACCGAGCACACCCGTCCGAGCACGTCCTCGGGCACGCACCGCAAGAACTGA